The Microcoleus sp. bin38.metabat.b11b12b14.051 genomic sequence GGTCAGATATGTGATTGGCATGATGAAGCAGAACTATGACGAATCCACAATGTTTCGATAAAGTGCAACCTGATAATCGCAGATTTTGAAGTTGAGATCGCTTTATATGGCAAAGTGCTGTTAAAAACTCCAAATCTGCCGCTGGTAACTGAATTTTTAACAACTGCCACCGACATCTTAGCGCGATCGCGCGCTTTGATCGGGGTTCTCTAAATCAATACAGTTATATTTTTACTCGCGCGCGACGATTATCGGCAACTATAACTTTTCACAGCAACTTTAAGCGCTATCTCCACAACCAGCTACTTTTGATAGAGCACAAGTTAATTCCAGCTAGGTACAATAACCATAGTAGGATGCAACGCCGCGGAGGTATGGATGATGAAAGCAGTTATTGCAAGTATTGGCACTGCTCTGGGACTGAGTTCAATTTTTATCGGTTTCACCCCGGCGGTTATCGCCCAACCCAGACTGCAACCAGCGCCCCAAAATTCAGAAACTACTTTATCTGGGGATTCCCTCAGGAATGTGGAAGACAGAACCGTAGACTCGGACTACCAAAACTTGATTGGCGAATCAGAAACGGCGGCTAATGCTGCTATTCGGGAGCGCAGCTTGGCGGATACGTTTCGCCTGAAAGTCGGCCCGGAATTGGAATTTATCACTACTCCTTCCGACGCCCAGCGCCAAGGAAATCCCTTGCCCATCAAACCTAGCGACAGCGGTACAGAAGCGGGAGTTCAGCTTCTGCTTGGACTTTAGTAGTTTTAATTTAATTAACTTTCAGCCAGCCATCGATCGCCCAACCCAATTTTCGACGATCGGAACTCTTGTGACTGCGATCGCTTTTTTCCCTAACTTTTATCACAAGTTTTGTGCGGCTTCCATCACAGGAGAGGGTTTATTCGCAACCTATAATTGGGGCTATCAAACATCCGATCCAGCCCGATTAGATACGTATCTTTACAATAGCGCATAAAACTGGCGTTGAAGGTCATGGGAAAGGCTCAACTGATCGATTATTTGCGGGGGGAGTTGGCGATATCGAATTCTGCGATCGCCGTTGCTCTGAGACACGACGAACAAGATGCCGGCCAACTGCCCATGGTTCTGTGGCAGTACGGGTTAGTCACCCTAGAACAGTTAGAGCTAATTTTTGATTGGCTGGAAGCTGAGGGGGCTTAGCAATGCCCAAATCCCCAGTTGACAAATATGGATATCGGATATCGGATTGTAGATTTTTGACAAATAAAGCTTACACCAACGGTCGTCGAGAAGTATAGGGTTGAGTGTTGAGGTTGAGGTTGAGGTTCTGTTTAATTTTTTACCTTTGGGTAAGATTCAAATATGCACTAGGGACACAGCACTGCTATGTCCCTATTGTTATGGCAGCAGACGCTATAAAAAAACAAACCCCAGCAACTTTTAGGTTTCCGGGGCTTGTCTGATTGAATTTGGTGGCGGGAAGTGGATTTGAACCACTGACCTTCGGGTTATGAGCCCGACGAGCTACCAGGCTGCTCTATCCCGCGTCGCTTTGTTTATCTTTGTTCTCTAAAATCAAACCCTACAATCGTTAAGATTGTAGGGATTGTTTTAAGTTGGTGGCGGGAAGTGGATTTGAACCACTGACCTTCGGGTTATGAGCCCGACGAGCTACCAGGCTGCTCTATCCCGCGTCGCTTTGTCTACTCTCTAATATAAACACATCTTTCTAGAAATTGCAACCCCTAAGTCAAAAAAAAATTTTAAATGGTGGGAGGGGTTGCTCCGATCGTCTCAGAGTATCGATCGGATGGGGAGAGGGAGGCTAGATATACAATTTAAATGCAGAACAACTTAGAGCATCGAAACTTCCCCGACCACCTCCAAGCGTTTAAAATCGCTGAGAGTTAGGTAAGTGTCGGAAAGAGTTTCGGCGATCGTCGCAGTAATCCAGCCCAACTGCTTGAGCAAGTGAATCGCCACAGCAAACTGAGCGCGCTTGCCCCCATCGGCGACCTTAATTGCCAAGCCCATACCTTCACCAACGCGGCCGATGCACTGCACTCCTTCGGCGCCGGACTTGCTCACCAATTCCCCTTGAGTCAAGCGCATCAGTTCCGTGTCAAATCTACCGTCACCGGCAACCATCATCGGGTGGTGAGTCATAGCGCGCACAATCCGCTCCATATCCACATTGTCGCCGGAGGCTAATTTAGCGTACAAAGACGCCATTTGTCCCAACTGCAACAGATAGGTAGGAGCGCCGCAGTCGTCGCGAGCGCTGATAAACTCTTCGGCAGGCATGGCGAGCAAGTCAGCCACCTTGCCCAAAATAAGCTGCTGGACGGGATGTTTGCGGCGCAAATAAGTTTCCAGCGGCCAGTGCAGTTGCTGGCACACAGCGAGCATTCCGGCGTGTTTCCCGGAACAGTTGTATTGCAGGGCGCTCTTTTTGCCTTCGGGAATGGGGCATTGGAGTTTAGATGGGTCAATGTCGCAGCGCCACAGGACGTTAAACACCTGTCGCGATTGCTCGATCGTACCTTGATGGGAACTGCAAATAATCGCTAAATCTCGATCGGTCAATTCGTAGCGTTCCAAAGTCCCGCTCGCCGTCACAGCCAAAGCTTGAAAAGGCTTGAGAGAAGAACGGATAAATGCCGCCGTTTCCGAGTTACCGGCAACGGAAAGAACGCGGCCGCGTTTGTCGCAGACAGCGGCCTGGGCGCGATGTCTAGATTCTGGAATGCCTTCGCGCAGCAGTGTGACTTCCAATTCGGGAGCTTGGGTTCGTTTTCCCCTTGTCATATCAATTTTAGATTTTAGATTTTAGATTTTAGATTGGGGCCCGTGGAAATTTTGATCCCCTATGTCGCAACGGGGCGGGCACGGGGCACCGCCCCTACGACTCAAAACTTCCCTTTTACCATGAACGATTACAAACAACTCCAAATTAGTCCCCCGGCAACCAGCAATACTGTCAAACCATAAAATGTCTGCCTCAGACGCCTGAGAATTGGTTCTAGTTCGTAGTTGACAATCAACTTGTCTTGAGCTAATACTTCGGGAGTTTTAGGCCAAGATTGACAATCGTACCAGCCAGACTCTTCGTAGACGACTGTGGGATTTGATAGGCGCGATCGCACGTAGAACCAACCCAAGTAAAGTCGCAGCAAAGCTAATCCTAGAATAAAACCGGCACCAGCAGCACCGCACAGGGCAAACTGAAGTGGATACTTGAGGGGAGCAAAGCTAGAAGCAGCTATCGGCCCGGATACCAAGCAACTCCAAGCCCATACCCAGGCGAGTTTGGCCAGATATGCGGGCCAGTCGAGAATTACCCAGCTAAAAAACCAGGATTCTGTAAGTTCTTGGTATTCATTAAGGGGGCGCTGTTCTTCTGGAACAGGACAAATAGAAATAGAAGCGTTTTTCACATCAGCGTTCCTCTGCGGGGGAAAATTCAATTCGTTCGGCGTGTCCCCAGAACGCTTCTAAATTGTAGAATTCGCGCTCTTGAGGTTTAAAGATGTGGATAATCGCGTCGCCGTAGTCCATGACGACCCAACTGGCGTCTGATAGCCCTTGTGTACGCAGCGGCAAGCGTCCCCATTCTTCTTCTACTTGGTCGGCGATGGCTTGGGAGATGGCTCGTACCTGCACGTTGGAAAATCCGGTGACGATCGCAAAGTAGTCAGCCAAATAGCACACTTCTGCCACGCCCAGCAATACAATATCAACTGCTTTGCGGTCATCGGCAGCTTGTGCAGCCGTTACGATCAAGCCGCGCGCTTCGTCTGGGGATGTGGCGTCGGTTACTGTGGACTGAGTTCTGGAATATTCGAGTTGGGTTATATCTGACATTAAGTGTTTAAGTTCCTAGTTGAGAGAGTAAAGGGAAATGGGTACTTTGACGCGATCGATTGTTGGCAGTTTTAGACTGGAAATACGAGTTAAATTCAAGCCAAAAGTAAGTACAGGATTGCTGATAAATTTTACTGTTAACTTGTGATTTGTCCGATCGACTTTCCTGTCGAATTTCCTATTTTGGGCGATTCGCGAGCCATTGAGAGAGCCCAATTGCGGGTAAGTATGGTGCGCGGGTGAATGTAGCAGCGAGTTTCTAGCAAATATTTGAGAGAATAATCGCTAGCTTGCCACACGGCTGCATAGAGATTTTGCCAGCTTGTCTCGCGCAGTGCTGCTAGTTCGGGTGTGTTGCCGCGGCTCGGCTCTATAGCGTCTGCGATAAATACGGCACAACTGAGCTGGCTCATGTTTGGTCTGCCGAGGGTGTGATTGGCGATTGCGTCCAAAATTTCTCGATCGACCACCCCGAATTCGTCTCTGGCGACGATCGCGCTGGCGTCTGCATGGAGCAGGTGCGGGTGTGCTTCCAATACTGAGTCTAACTCTAAACCTTCCTTCTGAGCCATTTGCAGCAGCAGTTGGGGTTTAAAGTATTTTGCTGCGTCGTGCATCAGTCCTGCCGATCGGGCTTTTGCTTCATCCAGGCCGTAATGGCGAGCCAAGTCTCCTGCCGTCTGTTCGACTCCGAGGATATGTGTGATGCGGGCGGCAGGAACGCGGTGTGAGAGCCAACCTAGGACGTTTTCGCGTGTGGGTGCAAGTGTCAAATATTAACTCCAAAATTGTAGGAGCTACTATTTTAGCGTTTTGTTTTAATAGACTGCGGTGTGGTGATATTTGGGGTGATTGGGCGATCGGCTCTTTGGCAGTTACGTTATATTTTATGGTAGCTGCTTGAATATTCAAAACTCTCCCCTACCTCAACAATTAGTCTGATGGATTTGCTATTTTTTCTAATTATCTCATTTTTTCTACTTTTAGTTAGTGCCATTAAAGGTTATTTTGTCGTTTATCCGCTGCTAGCTTCTCTGGCAATTTTTATTCTTATTTTATTGAACAGGGGATTTCCACTAAACAGCTTAATCAAAATGGCTGTTGCTGGAAGTCAAAAATCTTTTTCAGTAATCGGTATTTTACTGTTGATCGGGGCAGTCATGGCCGTCTGGATGGCGGCGGGGACGGTTCCAGTTCTCGTATATTGGGGCATCAAATTAATTAGCCCTCAGTATTTTATATTTTGGGCGTTTGTCTTAACTAGCATGGTTTCTGTGCTGCTGGGAACTTCCTTTGGCACTGTGAGTACGATCGGCATTGCTTTAACGATCGCAGCCAAGGGCAGCGCTGTCAATCCCAATACGATCGCCGGAGCAATTATTGCCGGAGCTTATTTTGGCGATCGGTGTTCTCCAATGTCTTCTAGCGCTAATTTGATTGCCGCAATTACCCGTACAGAAATTTATACTAACCTCAAAAATATGGCGCTAACAGCTTTTTACCCGCTGATAGTTTCCAGCATTTTGTATTTAATTTTATCCCTAACAAATCCCGTTGAATTTGCTGGCAACAACCTCACTATTGACCTTGGAGAAGCCTTCAATCTTAACTGGATAACTTGGCTGCCAGCCTTGACAATTTTAATCCTTTGTGTGTTGCGAGTAGAAGTCAAAATTGCCATGACTGTTAGTATAATTGCCGGAAGTGCGATCGCCATTTTCGTGCAAGGTTATTCGCCGATCGATATTCTGCAATTTGCGATCGCTGGATTTAAGCTAGAATCAACTTCTAGTTTAAAAGATATTGTGGCGGGAGGAGGGATTTTGTCGATGCTCAAAGTTTCAACAGTTGTGATTGTATCGACAGCATTTGCCGGAATTTTTGCGGGAACGAAAACGCTAGATTTTATTGAAGTTTATCTCAACAAAGCTCGATCGAGAAGCGATTTGTTTTTGGGAACAACAATCATCAGCATTTTATCAGCCGCCTTTGGCTGCACCCAAGCTATAGCTATCATCCTGACTCATCAGTTAGTTGAGAAAAAATACCGAAAAGAGGGATTAGATGATTATCAACTTGCTCTCGACTTGGAAAATACTGCTGTTGTGATTGCTCCCTTAATTCCGTGGAATATTGCCGGATTAGTGCCTGCAACTGTCTTGGGTGTCAATTCAGATTTTATCCCTTATGCTTTTTATTTGTATCTCATTCCTTTATTTAACTTAATTCAAATGAAACGGGCTAAACCACTTCAAGAAAGTTAACAAATTTAAATGAATAATAAAATATCAATTGGTTATTTTTTGGCAGTAGTTGCGACGGTGATTTGGGCGGGAAACTTCATCGTCGCTAGGGCTTTGAATCAGGAGATTTTGCCGATGGGTTTAGCTTTTTGGCGATGGGCGATTGCTGTGGCAACTTTGGCTCCCTTCACCGTGCGGGCGGCTGTGCATGACGGGAAATTGATCAAAAAAAATCTTGCTTACTTGACTGTATCGGCACTATTAGGCGTAACTGCTTTTAACACTTTAATTTACGTTGCTGGCCACACAACCTTAGCGGTGAATATGGCGTTAATTGCCACTTCTTCCCCGGTTTTTATTGTACTTATGTCTCGTTTTTTTTACGGAGAAACTATCTCCTTAACGCGGGCCGTCGGTATTGCGATCGCCGTCAGCGGTGTTGTATTGTTAATTGCGGGAGGCTCGTTAGAGAGGCTGCTGAGTATTTCGTTGGCGATCGGCGATTTGTATATGCTGTTAGCATCTATAATCTTTGCTGGCTACACGATGCTGGTAAAGCGCAAGCCGCCCAACCTGCGGATGACAACTTTCACTTTTTGTACTTTTAGCTTGGGGCTGTTGTTTTTATCGCCCTTCTATGCGCTGGAATGTTGGATTTATCAGCCTGTGGCGTTCAATCCTGCGATCGTCCTAGGGTTACTTTATGTGGGGGTGCTCTCTTCGGTAGTGGCGTTTCTGGCGTGGAATCAGGCGATCGCCCTAATTGGCCCGAACCGCACAGCTTTAATCTATTACTTGATTCCGGTGTTTAGCGGTATTGCTGCGTGGCTGTTTCTCGGTGAAGCGATTTCGTTCGTGCATATTCTTAGTACGTTGGCGATCGTCTGCGGCATTATGATTACTAACCGCACTTAATCAAGCCTTACAAAAATTCATAATCTGCCGCAACAATGAATTATATTATTATGTCAAATAATATCGTGTCCGATCGATATAACCGCACGCGCGATCGGGTTCGTAGTGCGGACTTGAGTCCGCTCCCAGTTTGTGTAGGGTGTGTCGCCATTCTTGAGCCGTGAATTCTATCGACCATCTCATGGCGACGCACCAAGCGACAATATTTGAATAAAGAAACCCATTTTTTTTAGTAAGACTTTTTATAAATAGTATAACTCCGCATCCTCATTTTTGATAAAATAGGAGTCAGCCATAATTGTCCAATCATCTTTGAGCAAAGAATTTTTAACTTCATTAGTTATTGAAAAACCCCGGTGCGTCGCTATGAGATTGTCAATAGAATTCATAGATTTTCGCAGAGCGACACACCCTACTGCTTAAAGAACCCCGGTGCGTCGCTATGAGATTGTCAATAGAATTCATAGATTTTCATGGGGACACACCCTACTGCTTAAAGAACCCCGGTGCGTCGCTATGAGATTGTCAATAGAATTCATAGATTTTCGCAGAGCGACACACCCTACTGCTTAAAGAACCCCGGTGCGTCGCTATGAGATTGTCGATAGAATTCATAGATTTTTCGCAGAGCGACACACCCTACTACTAATTCTAATTACTTGGGCAAAGGTGCCAAGACTTTCTCAGCATGACTCGCCGCTACCGCCGTAAACAAAGCCTCATAATGATTCAAAGCTTCCTCAAATCCGTAATTCTCCACAGCATACTTTCTGCCTTGCTCGCCCAGCGCATCCACCCGATCGCAATTTAAGAACAAATCCTCCACAGCATCCGCCAAAGCCTGCGGATCTTCCGGCGCTACCACCACCCCACCACCGCTTTGCTGCACTGCTTTGTGGGCCGTACCAGTTTCAGGAACCGAAGCTAAAATAGCCCGGCCACTAGCAAGAAGCACTTGAATTTTTGAAGGCATATTAAAGTTAGTAACCCGGCGCTTTTGTACGACTAAACTAACATCGGCAGCAGCTAACATTTCGGGCAATTTTTCTCGGGGTTCAAAGGGCAGTAGCATTACATTAGTAGCTTTGTAAGTTTCGCAATCTTGTTGCAAGCGCGCTAGGGCTGTTGATTCTCCGACAATTACAAAAGCAATTTCCGGTATGTGTTTCAAACGGGCCGCTGCTTTGACCACTGTTTGCAAACCCTGGGTGAGCGCAATATTTCCCGCATAGAGAACCACAAATTTGTCATTGAGTTTGTGGGTTTCACGAAATGGGTTATTTTGTTTTGGTAAGGGGCGAATGAAGTTAACATCAACCCAATTGGGAAGGCAAACTATTTTTTCCGGCGGTACTCCCTGAGAGTGCAATTTGCTGACAAAACCGCTGTCGATGACGCTGACTTGGCTGGCTGTGCTGTAGGCAAATTTTTCTAAGGCGTCAGCAATTTGAATTAGCATTCCGTTTTTCTTGACTAAGCCGACGCGCACTGCTGCTTCTGAGACTATATCCTGTACGTTGAGGACGATCGGGATATTGCGAAGAGCTCCGTAAAAGGCGACCGGCACGCAAATCGGTAAAGGGGGCATTGTCGAGAAAATCACGTCGGGACGCCAGCCTCTGAAGGCTTGGACGGCGCTGGATACGACAAAACTGCCGTCTAGCAAAAGCCTGTCTAACAGGCTGGGATGGGGGCCGTTGACGCGCAGGTAGCTGCGCTGAATTGTCACGCCTTTGTGTTCTTCGGTGAGGTAGAATTTGCCCCGATATTGGGGATAAATCCGGCGCTGGGGATAGTTCGGCATTCCGGTGACGACTCGAACTTGGTGCCCGCGCTTGACTAAGCCTTGGGCTAGTTCTGTCATCAAGGGGGCAATGCCGATCGGCTCTGGATAGTAGTTATAGGAATAAATTAGAATACGCATAATATCTAGTTTGAAGCAAATTATCGAGCCGCCGCGTGCCGTCTCGCCTGCACCCGCCCAATTGCACGGGATGTGGTTGGGTTTTGGGGAGCCTCTTTGGGGGGCGGCGCGAAAACTTTTCAGTTTTTGCCACAGAAGCCGCCCTGACTCAGGCGGGCACCAGAAGCCCTCAGGTAAGGTTTTTGCGCATTACCAGGCAGTTGCAGCTATCATCGGTACGAATATAGCCAAGCTCGTCGGTGAGCTTGTACATAAATACAAGTCCCCTTTCTCCTTCTCTGTCCAAAGGATCGCGCTGCTCTTGCATGATCGAGTGCAGCTTTGCTTCGAGATTGAAGGGTTGACCCCTGTCCCAAATCCTAATTTCTAAGTAATCTGCAAACACTTTTACCTCAATGTCGATCGGCGTCTCAGGGGGCAAGTTATGGTGAGCATGGCGGACAGCGTTTGTAAAGCCTTCGTTGATTATCAGCCGGCACTGCCACCAGAAATCCTCTGGTAGCATGGGCAAAACGATATTCTCCAACCATTCCAAAACGGATGTTAAAGCCTTGAGGTCTGTTTCAACCTGAAGGTGCGACTCGCCCTTTGGTTGCTTGTCTTTCATCTTTCTTCCCCCTGGTCGGCCCCCACCTGCGCTGCCGTCAGCGCAGGTTGGAGAGGAAAAGGAGGGCTCTGTCTTGGCAACATATTACTTAAGTCAAGCTTGAGTTGAAGAAGCCCGTTTTGCCTCAAGGTGAGCATTCCTTTCGCACCATTTACTCGCACAGTACATGAGAGACTTCCGATACTGTAACTCGCCTCGGTAGGGCGTTTAAATAGGGAAAATTCCCGAATCAGTCGATTTGAGATTTTCCATTTAAAATTGACTCCACAGATGAATCAAAGGAGCCCGAACTTGAGTCTAAACTTTTGGGCGATCCGCGGCAGCATTTGGAAAGCCACTATGCGTTTTTAGGCGGGGTCAGCTTGTGAGGCATAGATTTGAGCTGCGATTGTGTTAGTAGTCGATACTTTTCTCAACACGTGTGAGTTATTGTAGTCCTCGAAAACCCTGCTGCGGTGATTCGATCGCGACCTCGAACTCGCAAATTGCTAATTCCTGCTCTGATTCTTGACCTGGCAACTAGCAGCGCATTTTCTGTGTGAATTTTAACACTTAATGCTAGCGCAGGTATCGCGATCGATCGCCTGCTTGACTTGCGTATCTGTTTCGAGTTGCCGTCGCCCGCCGCCAACAGCAACACCAAAGTTCAGCCGTGAGTTGTTGATGGCTCTTACATAGCCCCACTATTTTTGTTAAACAGCACAGTTATGGTTTTAACAATTAGTTTCAGGTCATACATCAGGCTCCACTCTTGCTGATATTTTAAATCTAAACGAATGACATCTTCAAAATCGCGGACTTTAGAGCGACCATTGACTTGCCATTCGCCAGTCATCCCAGGTTTGACATCCAAACGCTGCCACTGAGGGACTTCGTAGCGCTCAACTTCGTCTGGAGTAGGGGGTCTAGTTCCGACTAGACTCATTTCGCCTTTGAGGACGTTCCAAAACTGCGGCAGTTCGTCGAGACTCGTCTTACGCAAGATGCGCCCGACTTTGGTAATCCGGGGGTCGTTGTCATTTTTGAAAAATGCGCCGGAAGCTTGGTTTTTAATTTGGGCTTTCATGGCTTCGGCGTTAGTGCACATCGATCGAAATTTCCAAATCCGAAATTTTTTCCCCATCCAGCCGCAGCGGGTTTGTGCAAAAAGTATCGGGCCCGGATCGTTAATCGTGATGGCTGCCGCTATGGGTACGAGCAAAATTCCCGTAATCACCAAACCGACGATGGCGCCAACGATGTCTATCAGACGTTTCACCAGCGATTGCACGGAGGGGTGCGTCATCGGTAGCTGATTGTCTGAGGATTTGGTGTCTACAGAAGTTGAGGTTGCAGAAGGCTGCTCGATGGTTAGGACTTGATCTAGGCTGGTGAGAGCAAATACTGCCATCACCTGGGGCTTGAGGCTTCGGAGCACCAAGTCGCTGCCGCGCTGTTTGACAAATTTCAGATTGCTGACTAAAGCACCGATTCCGCTACTGTCAATGAATGTCGTTTGACTGAAGTCTAGGACAATTTTGCTGGGAACGGTGCTTCCAGAGAAAAGTTGCTGGCAGGTTGTCTTAAAGTTTACGGCTTCAAGTACGCTCAAGCGCACGGGTATGTGAACCGAGGGAATCTCGTCCAAGTATGTAACCCGAAAATCTGCCTCTGGGGTTTGGCTGACCATGAAGTCCTAGTTTCAAATTTCAAGCTGATGTCTTTAGCCTATTCTGTCTTAGCGGCTTCACGTTTACCAAATTTTGTTCCGATCAAAAGGCCAGCTTTATACAAACTTTACAAAAACCCGTAAAAATTAGATCGCCGATCGCCCCGATTTTACAGGGAAGGGTTCACTTGAGTCTATCAGTCGCTATTTTTGCCCCAAAATTGGATAGAGAGAGGGAGAGAGTGGGAGAGGATTTGACCATTTTGGATGGTCATCCAAATATAGAACTTAAATTCAGTACAAATTATTACCGCAGCGAACCGCGAAAAGTTAACGGTTAAGAGTTAACAAAAAAGTCAACAGTTAACCGTTAATTTGAAAACCCCCCACCAAAAGTCGGGGGAGCAAGTTAAGAGTTGTAGACGTTTTCTGACTGGGAGGTTTCGCGAGTGATGGGTTTGACTTTGGCTTTTGCCTTAGCTGCGTTGCGTTTTAGGGCCTGGAGACGAGCTTCGTATTTAGCCCGCTGCTGTTTTTTGGAGGTTTGCTCGATTAAAGTTTTTAAAGCGCTGCCGAGGCTTTTGTAGGCATTTGGGAGGGTGTAGCCGAATCGGGTGGCGAGGGCGAGGGCTTTTTCGTCAGCGTCTACTGCTTCTTTTAAACTTTTCTCTCCGTTGTTTTTTTGGTAAAGTCTCCAGCCGGAGACGCCGCACAAAGATAGGGCGAGTACCAGTAGCAAGCCGTCTTGCACCCAAAGTTCGCCGACGGCGCCGCCTAAACCGATCGCGAGGGCTGCCATTTCCCAACCGTCTCTGGGGATGGTGTCATTTTGAATTCGGGCGACTTCATGCCAGAATAGGAGATTGCGCTGATCCGTAGCTAGCTGTTCCCAGCGGATCAAGTCTATCTGTATCTCTACCTGGTCTTTGCCTATTTCTTCGCTGCGGATCAGGGTGGGATTAACTTCTATTGTTTTTTCTACTGTTACCCAACTTTGGAGTTCTGGGGGCAGTATGTTTTTCAAGCGCCGGATCTCACTCATCTCGGCTCTTGCTGTAGAGGTTGCATAGGATGTCATAGCTCCGGCCTATTGATTTTCCAAAGGTTAATACGTGTCTATTTCTGGAGTATAGCAAACCTTGAATCCAAATATAGTCTAGCTACCGGGGTCGATCGACCTTTTGGCAACTTTACTTGATTTTAGTCGCTCGCCCCCGATCGATCCTGTGCTTGAGACTATTTCATCAACGGTGCGATTTCTTGCCGCAATTTCGACCAAGCAGCCAAAACTTCCGGCTTAGAAGTTATACCTTTT encodes the following:
- a CDS encoding DUF2949 domain-containing protein, whose translation is MGKAQLIDYLRGELAISNSAIAVALRHDEQDAGQLPMVLWQYGLVTLEQLELIFDWLEAEGA
- a CDS encoding asparaginase, which produces MTRGKRTQAPELEVTLLREGIPESRHRAQAAVCDKRGRVLSVAGNSETAAFIRSSLKPFQALAVTASGTLERYELTDRDLAIICSSHQGTIEQSRQVFNVLWRCDIDPSKLQCPIPEGKKSALQYNCSGKHAGMLAVCQQLHWPLETYLRRKHPVQQLILGKVADLLAMPAEEFISARDDCGAPTYLLQLGQMASLYAKLASGDNVDMERIVRAMTHHPMMVAGDGRFDTELMRLTQGELVSKSGAEGVQCIGRVGEGMGLAIKVADGGKRAQFAVAIHLLKQLGWITATIAETLSDTYLTLSDFKRLEVVGEVSML
- a CDS encoding CGLD27 family protein; translation: MKNASISICPVPEEQRPLNEYQELTESWFFSWVILDWPAYLAKLAWVWAWSCLVSGPIAASSFAPLKYPLQFALCGAAGAGFILGLALLRLYLGWFYVRSRLSNPTVVYEESGWYDCQSWPKTPEVLAQDKLIVNYELEPILRRLRQTFYGLTVLLVAGGLIWSCL
- the rsfS gene encoding ribosome silencing factor, whose amino-acid sequence is MSDITQLEYSRTQSTVTDATSPDEARGLIVTAAQAADDRKAVDIVLLGVAEVCYLADYFAIVTGFSNVQVRAISQAIADQVEEEWGRLPLRTQGLSDASWVVMDYGDAIIHIFKPQEREFYNLEAFWGHAERIEFSPAEER
- the yqeK gene encoding bis(5'-nucleosyl)-tetraphosphatase (symmetrical) YqeK, with amino-acid sequence MTLAPTRENVLGWLSHRVPAARITHILGVEQTAGDLARHYGLDEAKARSAGLMHDAAKYFKPQLLLQMAQKEGLELDSVLEAHPHLLHADASAIVARDEFGVVDREILDAIANHTLGRPNMSQLSCAVFIADAIEPSRGNTPELAALRETSWQNLYAAVWQASDYSLKYLLETRCYIHPRTILTRNWALSMARESPKIGNSTGKSIGQITS
- a CDS encoding Na+/H+ antiporter NhaC family protein codes for the protein MDLLFFLIISFFLLLVSAIKGYFVVYPLLASLAIFILILLNRGFPLNSLIKMAVAGSQKSFSVIGILLLIGAVMAVWMAAGTVPVLVYWGIKLISPQYFIFWAFVLTSMVSVLLGTSFGTVSTIGIALTIAAKGSAVNPNTIAGAIIAGAYFGDRCSPMSSSANLIAAITRTEIYTNLKNMALTAFYPLIVSSILYLILSLTNPVEFAGNNLTIDLGEAFNLNWITWLPALTILILCVLRVEVKIAMTVSIIAGSAIAIFVQGYSPIDILQFAIAGFKLESTSSLKDIVAGGGILSMLKVSTVVIVSTAFAGIFAGTKTLDFIEVYLNKARSRSDLFLGTTIISILSAAFGCTQAIAIILTHQLVEKKYRKEGLDDYQLALDLENTAVVIAPLIPWNIAGLVPATVLGVNSDFIPYAFYLYLIPLFNLIQMKRAKPLQES
- a CDS encoding DMT family transporter, encoding MNNKISIGYFLAVVATVIWAGNFIVARALNQEILPMGLAFWRWAIAVATLAPFTVRAAVHDGKLIKKNLAYLTVSALLGVTAFNTLIYVAGHTTLAVNMALIATSSPVFIVLMSRFFYGETISLTRAVGIAIAVSGVVLLIAGGSLERLLSISLAIGDLYMLLASIIFAGYTMLVKRKPPNLRMTTFTFCTFSLGLLFLSPFYALECWIYQPVAFNPAIVLGLLYVGVLSSVVAFLAWNQAIALIGPNRTALIYYLIPVFSGIAAWLFLGEAISFVHILSTLAIVCGIMITNRT
- a CDS encoding element excision factor XisH family protein, encoding MNSIDNLIATHRGFSITNEVKNSLLKDDWTIMADSYFIKNEDAELYYL
- a CDS encoding WcaI family glycosyltransferase; this translates as MRILIYSYNYYPEPIGIAPLMTELAQGLVKRGHQVRVVTGMPNYPQRRIYPQYRGKFYLTEEHKGVTIQRSYLRVNGPHPSLLDRLLLDGSFVVSSAVQAFRGWRPDVIFSTMPPLPICVPVAFYGALRNIPIVLNVQDIVSEAAVRVGLVKKNGMLIQIADALEKFAYSTASQVSVIDSGFVSKLHSQGVPPEKIVCLPNWVDVNFIRPLPKQNNPFRETHKLNDKFVVLYAGNIALTQGLQTVVKAAARLKHIPEIAFVIVGESTALARLQQDCETYKATNVMLLPFEPREKLPEMLAAADVSLVVQKRRVTNFNMPSKIQVLLASGRAILASVPETGTAHKAVQQSGGGVVVAPEDPQALADAVEDLFLNCDRVDALGEQGRKYAVENYGFEEALNHYEALFTAVAASHAEKVLAPLPK
- a CDS encoding ATP-binding protein translates to MKDKQPKGESHLQVETDLKALTSVLEWLENIVLPMLPEDFWWQCRLIINEGFTNAVRHAHHNLPPETPIDIEVKVFADYLEIRIWDRGQPFNLEAKLHSIMQEQRDPLDREGERGLVFMYKLTDELGYIRTDDSCNCLVMRKNLT
- a CDS encoding anti-sigma factor antagonist (This anti-anti-sigma factor, or anti-sigma factor antagonist, belongs to a family that includes characterized members SpoIIAA, RsbV, RsfA, and RsfB.); this translates as MVSQTPEADFRVTYLDEIPSVHIPVRLSVLEAVNFKTTCQQLFSGSTVPSKIVLDFSQTTFIDSSGIGALVSNLKFVKQRGSDLVLRSLKPQVMAVFALTSLDQVLTIEQPSATSTSVDTKSSDNQLPMTHPSVQSLVKRLIDIVGAIVGLVITGILLVPIAAAITINDPGPILFAQTRCGWMGKKFRIWKFRSMCTNAEAMKAQIKNQASGAFFKNDNDPRITKVGRILRKTSLDELPQFWNVLKGEMSLVGTRPPTPDEVERYEVPQWQRLDVKPGMTGEWQVNGRSKVRDFEDVIRLDLKYQQEWSLMYDLKLIVKTITVLFNKNSGAM